In Glaciimonas sp. PCH181, a single genomic region encodes these proteins:
- a CDS encoding porin produces the protein MKKTVFALATLAALGSSGTALAQSNVTIYGLIDATISTTNNADSKGDRLTQIPVAWFSGNRIGFRGQEDLGSGLKAMFKLEAEFVVGTGEMDTPGVLFNRDAWVGMQSDDLGRLTLGRQNTLARDFAQVYGDAYGSDKLGLEEGGFTNNNNFKQMIFYAGSATGTRYDNGVVWKKVFNNGLVAGLGYQFGEVAGAFSNNTTKSVALGYNGSNFVVSSFYNEADVGNSLNRSTEQHKSYSLGGSYFFNSLVRLNTGYFHYTAEQGALGKRKDDAYTVSVKFTPQGQMDYELGYQAMKAKNAAYNVAGTSTLNAYSNASFSTATGSGKKSTIFGSAFYHLSKRTELYLAADYMKLSDGYRVASTNGFKNQTELAAGMRTRF, from the coding sequence TTGAAAAAAACAGTATTCGCGCTAGCGACGCTAGCCGCATTGGGTTCTTCCGGCACTGCACTTGCGCAGTCTAATGTAACGATCTACGGTTTGATCGACGCCACCATTAGCACGACGAATAACGCCGACAGTAAAGGAGACCGCCTGACGCAAATACCGGTCGCATGGTTCAGTGGTAACCGCATCGGATTCCGGGGCCAGGAAGATCTCGGCAGCGGCCTCAAGGCCATGTTCAAACTGGAAGCTGAGTTCGTCGTTGGCACAGGCGAAATGGATACGCCGGGCGTTTTGTTTAACCGTGATGCATGGGTCGGTATGCAAAGCGACGATCTTGGTCGCCTGACGCTGGGCCGTCAAAACACACTTGCCCGGGACTTTGCACAGGTCTACGGCGACGCGTATGGCTCGGATAAACTTGGTCTGGAAGAAGGCGGCTTCACCAATAATAATAACTTCAAGCAAATGATTTTTTACGCCGGCAGCGCTACTGGCACGCGTTATGACAATGGCGTAGTCTGGAAGAAAGTATTTAACAATGGTCTGGTCGCTGGCTTAGGCTATCAATTTGGCGAAGTCGCGGGAGCGTTTTCCAATAACACCACCAAGTCCGTGGCGCTCGGCTACAACGGCAGCAATTTTGTGGTTTCCAGTTTTTATAACGAGGCAGATGTCGGCAACTCACTCAACCGATCAACGGAGCAGCATAAATCCTATTCATTGGGCGGTAGTTATTTCTTTAATAGTCTGGTGCGTTTGAACACCGGTTACTTTCATTACACCGCAGAGCAAGGCGCACTAGGCAAACGTAAAGACGACGCGTACACAGTATCGGTTAAGTTCACGCCACAAGGTCAGATGGATTATGAACTCGGCTATCAGGCAATGAAGGCCAAGAATGCTGCTTACAATGTGGCCGGTACAAGTACCCTCAACGCCTACTCTAACGCTAGCTTTTCTACAGCGACGGGAAGCGGCAAGAAATCTACGATCTTCGGCTCCGCTTTCTATCATTTGTCCAAGCGGACTGAACTGTACCTTGCTGCCGATTACATGAAGCTCAGCGATGGCTATCGTGTCGCCTCTACTAACGGATTCAAAAACCAAACTGAATTAGCAGCGGGTATGCGCACGCGTTTTTAA
- a CDS encoding sensor histidine kinase: MIVSLRFRLLLWLLIPLAIYIIVSAAFSYRSAQQTADLIQDRALLTSAQVIASDITWLDGIPQVSVDPAALELFSSPQQDHVYYQIITSKGRLMAGRPDLPDTIDFSQTTPKFITQQYEQQTIRIATEVRSLYDTGSRINIAIRVAQTMRGHDLMLADLWRPSLHRQIAMLILAIALVVIGLTIELRPILRLKDDLATRDPMSLSPIKAAQLQGELRPIVDAFNHYIQRLNTQVAAQRRFIADAAHQLRTPLTLIDSQIQFARKITDPTRRSEVLEAMQESSRSMADLTDKLLLLSQAEVANSHAVLHQSVDLVKVVTTVLEDIVNLAQRKNIDLGIERQTPEALVIGNEALFTAMIMNLVDNAIRYTPRNGKVTVSINVNAAPNTAINNTGLKVPFVEVIVADNGPGIPAEIRSRVFERFYRHAAPGQHGTGLGLAIVKEIVLAAQGAVTLGIGPQNIGLMVLVQLPLATSIKST, encoded by the coding sequence ATGATAGTTAGCCTGCGTTTTCGCCTGCTGTTATGGCTGCTGATCCCGCTGGCGATATATATCATCGTGAGCGCAGCATTTTCTTACCGCAGTGCGCAGCAGACCGCCGATCTGATTCAAGACCGTGCCCTGCTCACATCAGCGCAAGTCATCGCCAGCGATATCACCTGGCTGGATGGCATACCGCAGGTTAGCGTCGATCCGGCTGCGCTAGAACTGTTCTCTTCGCCACAGCAGGATCATGTCTATTACCAGATCATCACAAGCAAGGGTCGGTTAATGGCGGGTCGCCCGGACTTACCCGATACCATCGATTTTAGTCAAACGACGCCAAAATTTATTACCCAACAATACGAGCAGCAGACTATTCGGATCGCCACTGAGGTACGCTCTTTGTACGATACTGGAAGCCGCATAAATATCGCGATTCGGGTAGCGCAAACTATGCGTGGCCATGATCTGATGTTGGCCGATCTTTGGCGACCGTCTTTGCATCGCCAGATCGCCATGTTAATTCTGGCTATCGCATTAGTCGTTATCGGTCTGACGATTGAACTGCGTCCGATTTTACGTCTGAAAGATGATCTCGCGACACGCGACCCCATGTCGCTATCACCGATTAAAGCCGCCCAGTTACAAGGAGAATTACGCCCCATTGTCGATGCGTTTAATCACTACATTCAGCGCCTTAACACGCAAGTCGCGGCCCAAAGACGCTTCATTGCAGATGCCGCGCATCAGCTTCGTACACCATTGACATTGATCGATTCGCAAATCCAGTTCGCCCGAAAAATAACCGATCCGACACGCCGCAGCGAAGTACTTGAAGCGATGCAGGAAAGCAGCCGCAGCATGGCCGACCTTACCGATAAATTGCTACTCTTGTCGCAGGCAGAGGTGGCCAACAGTCACGCGGTTTTACATCAATCGGTTGATCTGGTGAAAGTCGTCACGACGGTACTGGAAGATATTGTGAATCTTGCGCAACGCAAAAATATTGATCTGGGCATTGAGCGTCAGACGCCCGAGGCGTTGGTCATCGGCAATGAAGCCCTGTTCACAGCGATGATTATGAATTTGGTGGATAACGCGATTCGCTATACGCCACGCAATGGCAAGGTCACCGTTAGTATCAATGTAAACGCAGCTCCTAACACGGCAATAAATAACACGGGATTAAAGGTGCCGTTCGTTGAGGTCATAGTTGCCGATAATGGCCCCGGCATTCCCGCAGAGATACGCAGCCGCGTGTTTGAACGGTTTTATCGCCATGCTGCGCCTGGACAACACGGCACCGGGCTGGGCCTGGCCATTGTTAAAGAAATCGTCCTTGCAGCGCAAGGCGCAGTGACGCTGGGTATCGGTCCGCAGAACATTGGCCTGATGGTGCTAGTCCAATTGCCGCTGGCAACCTCAATTAAAAGCACTTAA
- a CDS encoding class I SAM-dependent methyltransferase: MAVDQEKLQQFMGRMVGEFGAVASAALIVLGDKLGIYRAMAGQGAMTSADLAKSTGLTERYLREWLAAQAAAGFVEYNPAKLTYELPAEQALCFADDTSPVFIPGFFQVCESMFRDLPVIEDAFRSGKGVGWHEHSHALFHGTERFFRPGYAANLVNAWIPALDGVDEKLKAGASVADVGCGHGASTVLMAQAYPKSTFVGFDYHEPSIRFARAAAEKAGVADRIKFEVAAAKDYPGHDYQLVTFFDCLHDMGDPIGAAAHVHQSLKPDGTWMIVEPFANDLTEDNLNPVGRIFYAASTLICTPASLSQDGQMGLGAQAGEARLKDVVSKGGFSHFRRATETPFNLVLEARP; the protein is encoded by the coding sequence ATGGCAGTCGATCAAGAGAAATTGCAACAATTCATGGGACGTATGGTTGGCGAATTCGGCGCGGTTGCATCGGCCGCCTTAATCGTGCTGGGCGACAAGCTTGGCATATATCGGGCGATGGCAGGACAAGGCGCAATGACCTCTGCCGATCTGGCAAAAAGTACCGGTTTGACCGAGCGTTATTTACGTGAATGGCTGGCGGCGCAAGCTGCGGCGGGGTTTGTTGAATACAATCCAGCCAAGCTCACTTACGAACTTCCTGCCGAGCAAGCCCTCTGCTTTGCAGACGATACGAGCCCTGTATTTATTCCAGGTTTCTTCCAGGTATGTGAATCGATGTTCAGGGATTTACCGGTAATCGAAGACGCGTTTCGCAGCGGAAAAGGTGTCGGCTGGCACGAACATAGTCATGCCCTTTTTCATGGCACCGAACGCTTTTTCAGACCCGGTTACGCGGCCAATCTAGTCAACGCATGGATTCCCGCACTTGATGGTGTCGACGAGAAACTGAAAGCGGGTGCATCGGTGGCCGACGTCGGCTGCGGCCATGGCGCATCAACGGTGCTGATGGCGCAAGCTTATCCCAAGTCAACATTTGTTGGATTTGATTACCATGAGCCGTCGATTCGTTTTGCGCGGGCAGCGGCTGAGAAAGCCGGTGTCGCTGATCGCATCAAGTTTGAGGTCGCCGCAGCAAAAGACTATCCGGGTCATGATTACCAGCTCGTCACATTTTTCGATTGTCTGCACGATATGGGCGACCCAATCGGTGCCGCTGCGCATGTGCATCAATCACTGAAACCGGATGGGACCTGGATGATCGTCGAGCCGTTTGCGAATGACTTGACGGAGGATAATCTTAATCCCGTTGGCCGTATTTTTTACGCTGCCTCAACCCTCATTTGCACGCCTGCGTCGTTATCGCAAGATGGGCAAATGGGGTTGGGTGCGCAAGCAGGTGAAGCGCGTTTAAAGGACGTGGTCAGCAAGGGTGGTTTCAGCCATTTTCGCCGTGCCACTGAAACGCCATTTAACCTTGTATTAGAAGCAAGGCCGTAG
- a CDS encoding GNAT family N-acetyltransferase, protein MTQIAIPTNNLSISWAEQPALAAQIAEFFCAHADVAYISHAELQGGRALTPQKWHPDLWKKIHAQALQTLQHPATDGSADAIACAWMDDQLVGIAFVSFSTGDLHNRFAVLDDMIVSPAMRGKGVGLQFMDWVAASAKTNGMQRIFLESGIANNGAHHFFERTGFKQTSVVMMRDL, encoded by the coding sequence ATGACACAAATCGCTATCCCGACAAACAACTTATCCATTAGCTGGGCAGAACAACCAGCACTGGCTGCGCAAATTGCCGAATTTTTTTGCGCGCACGCCGATGTCGCCTACATCTCTCATGCAGAGCTTCAGGGAGGACGCGCGTTGACGCCGCAAAAATGGCATCCCGATCTGTGGAAAAAAATCCATGCACAAGCGTTGCAGACGTTGCAGCACCCCGCCACTGATGGCAGCGCTGATGCGATTGCCTGCGCTTGGATGGACGATCAATTGGTCGGGATCGCTTTTGTAAGTTTTAGCACGGGCGATTTGCATAATCGATTCGCGGTACTGGATGACATGATCGTTTCGCCTGCCATGCGCGGCAAAGGCGTAGGCCTTCAGTTTATGGACTGGGTCGCAGCTAGCGCCAAAACCAATGGAATGCAGCGCATATTTCTTGAAAGCGGCATCGCCAATAACGGCGCGCACCATTTTTTTGAGCGTACCGGTTTCAAGCAAACATCGGTAGTGATGATGCGCGATCTTTAA
- a CDS encoding DUF1059 domain-containing protein: MARKYIDCREYPSDSNCSVAIAADTDDELMDAAVQHAVSVHGHNDTPELRSQLKQIFKEGTPPLKL; the protein is encoded by the coding sequence ATGGCACGCAAATATATCGATTGCCGCGAATACCCGAGTGACTCAAATTGTTCAGTGGCGATCGCCGCCGATACCGATGATGAGTTGATGGATGCCGCCGTACAACACGCAGTCAGCGTGCATGGGCATAACGACACACCAGAATTACGCAGCCAATTGAAGCAGATCTTCAAGGAAGGTACGCCGCCGCTAAAACTTTGA